A single window of Pseudomonas lutea DNA harbors:
- a CDS encoding non-ribosomal peptide synthetase, whose product MKSIRDQAAHFPELVGLYAQRQPDRIALRHIVHEDQPPLLTSYAQLDARARSIAAHLQQHVGVEGGERCVLMLPTGADYAAAFLGCLYARVIAVPAFAPEYNRQTHLDRLTGILHDAAPQMVLGRREDLDKFQHLLQPFMPAGGRFAAVEEIAERQGGFQPSTIDTGALAFLQYTSGSTSAPKGVMVSHENLMANEIAMARHFVSDPASESWVSWLPLYHDMGLMCGLLLPLYYGGTLTLMSPNYFLGRPARWLEAMSEYGGTFSGGPDFAYRLCVERIKPSAVKGLALDNWSLAFSGSEPIRIATLDAFSEHFAAAGFNRRALTPSYGLAEATLYVSAAEREKPFGIKRFDGNQLAAGDATQALFADNQAVSRLPGCGWCQPDHDLRIVDPATGQALTSGQVGEVWIAGPSVAQGYWQNADATAQTFVIEDGKRWLRSGDLGIARDNELFITGRLKDLIILNGQNLYPQDIEQALEKSVELLRRGRIAAFPVSDEQGVEGVGLALEISRNVRRLMKPQMICEAVRDALAELFLVAPKVIVLLEPGALPRTTSGKLQRAACRSGWQNRSLDSFALWQDGRLLDADSTDVAATPSTDAQTLLPEVVAAWREVLGRQDLSAADHFFACGGDSVGVVQVLSRLNSELGLKLEPAHLFEHPTLGAFNAHVAAHVRAHGRGTDRPAGVARISRDNDPEQSFAQQRLWFLAQLAPDSSAYHLCGQLSLNGALDSVALQRSLDDLAARHESLRTTFAIDANEQLVQRIHAPGPVLIERHYLSEDTDPQQALSELAKAVVEQPMDLQQGPLWRVINVRLAPNHHQLLLVLHHIIADGWSVQVMLKEFAALYRAHAHAQSQAPVLAPLPIQYADFAAWQRARLAGGEGQRQLAYWREQLGDAQTVLNLPADRPRPAQQSHRGARYGFALDATLSQGLRELAGTHSATLFMVMLAAYKTLLLRYSSQTDLRVGVPVAGRTCTESEGLIGLFVNTLVLRSEVSPQQSFASLIDAVRQTALGAQHHQDLPFEQLVEALGVARNLSHNPLCQVKFTQQFPLPHDVEMAGVRMDVTQLDDYSAHFDLGLDITDHADGIQAVFTYACDLFDEPRMAALAADLQRICAQVVAQPEVRLLDVQTNAVVSCVAAQQTAFPASDVLSLWQASVEAQPQHIALQCEQRSARFAEVEAQANQLARHLRQVGVGVESRVGILLERSLAFVVSLLGVLKSGAAYVPLDPKWPAARQAFVLADSGAGWLITDQGAPGDFKGEVIGVDDEAQWRAQPCDGLEQRIHADQAAYLIYTSGTSGTPKGVVISHGALADYVQGLLLRLDLAPGASMAMVSTVGADLGHTVLFGALCSARTLHLISPDRTNDADRFAAYMAEHKVGVLKIVPTHLNGLLQAANAADVLPEHALILGGDALPWALAAQINRLKPGCRVINHYGPTETTVGVLSHELLLPEPADRALMGESVPVGSPLPNVTALILNDHLQPVVQGDVGELYIGGPGLARGYHGRPAMAAAAFVPDPSGNGGRLYRSGDRARLMADGQIQFLGRADDQVKVRGHRVALGEIAQRLRQLDGIRDAHVRLDERGQLIAYGLLANGASVAGETLREQLAQSLPDYMVPGHVLTLEAFPLTANGKLDVAALPTPSVKSDAFEAPHEGVEAALAALWQAALKVDAVGRHDNFFTLGGDSILSLQIIARARRQGIRLTPKQLFEKQTIAELAQVATLAEVKPVPAPALAPVAPREFALTPIQARFFSLPVAQRQHWNQSLLLDVPQALDVAHLQQALAAVLAHHDSLRLSFHQNDEGQWQQRYRDSESAERVLWTCELTREEDLDSLNDEAQRSLNIDTGPLLRVVHARLRSGEARLLLAIHHLAVDGVSWRVLLEDLQLAYRQLTPGQNVTLADKTASFQAWSQSLSTLAQSAELATQLPYWQALDAADATLPGDVSVQSRVGDSETVQLTFAANDTRRLLSEAPAAYRTRIDELLLAALAQSLWQWSGRRRHVISLEGHGREDATGALDLSRSVGWFTSLYPLALDAADDPVATLKMVKETVRGVPDKGLGYGVLKYLADADLPELTGQGVTFNYLGRFDDNEGALFSLSSRTPGNLRDPQGPLANALAVDGQVRDGRLQLEWTFSRKRFSRESIQQLVGLYEAQLLQLIAHCSDESHAGLTPSDFPLAALNQTQLDALGIPAREIEDILPLAPMQQGILLHSLLEQGHGIYLMQDQYDVGSHVDFDAFKFAWQQVVQRHPALRTAFHGLESGVQRQVVMRRVPSPVQLIDLSHLSRDAAEAELDALLKSEREQGFDFARAPLLRLRLIKFGDADFRIVQSHHHALIDAWCRGLMLTEFFAHYRAFLEGRQVSLPPARAYRDFLAWLAAQDEGLSRDYWRNALAGFTDVTPLPYRHSPQGDAQMRDVTLALGAAKTAKLAEQARHYRLTANTFVQAAWALLLMRHADRDEVLFGVTVAGRPTELEGIEGALGLFINTLPLRIRRPDMGASALELLNALQGQNADMRQHEHLSLADIQLLADTPRGQPLFDSLFVFENVPLGAEVQQAVNDYRITPLANRTHTNYPLTVVLLPGESLQLQLTYDTRHFNDADMNALVSHFRRLLTQLIDNPQQALSQLQMLEQTDREQLLAQGLGPVQKHWYDISYLERFEARVLAHPLQEVARCEGQSLSYGGLNRQANRIGHGLIEAGVQEDDVVALFAPRGLALLSMILGAFKAGAAYLALDDRHPAGRSARMLVSSAAPVLLTPRECLPQAEAMVALAEDKPRLLVFEDVLSAGDQLADRNPGRYASAEQLAYVIYTSGSTGEPKGVMVNQRGMLNNQMSKLPYLRLGEGDVIAQTAATGFDISVWQFLTAPLFGGRVEILSDAVVQDPQRLLEAVAANQVSVLECVPAVIDAMLAVAPQRLGALRWLLPTGEALTAGLAARWFARYPDIPLVNAYGPAECADDVALHTLTAAPALNANMPIGRPTDNNALYVLDSSLQLAAPGVVGELYIGGVGVGRGYAARPGLTAERFLPDPFGETGARLYRSGDLARWNADGALEYVGRADFQVKIRGQRIELGEIENLLLAHASVHDAVVSAQPTPHGPQLVAYVVATAGQALSSDVLKTALAQTLPAFMVPAHIVVLAQMPRNANGKLDRKALPAPSLEARTFEAPQGERESVLAELWQDLLKVTSVGRHDNFFELGGHSLLATRLLSRIRERLGVSIPLAQAFEATTVAAQAALIDTLQGQTLTLDRLDALDELMNELEESN is encoded by the coding sequence ATGAAATCCATACGAGATCAGGCCGCGCATTTTCCCGAACTGGTGGGCTTGTATGCGCAGCGCCAGCCGGACCGGATTGCCCTTCGACACATCGTCCACGAGGACCAGCCGCCGCTGCTGACCAGCTACGCGCAGCTCGATGCGCGGGCGCGCTCGATTGCCGCCCACCTGCAGCAGCACGTTGGCGTCGAGGGCGGCGAGCGCTGCGTGCTGATGCTGCCCACCGGCGCCGACTACGCCGCGGCGTTTCTCGGCTGTTTGTACGCCCGGGTCATTGCAGTGCCGGCCTTCGCCCCGGAGTACAACCGCCAGACGCACCTCGACCGCCTGACCGGCATCCTCCACGACGCCGCGCCGCAGATGGTGCTGGGCCGGCGCGAAGACCTGGATAAGTTTCAGCACTTGCTGCAGCCGTTCATGCCGGCCGGCGGTCGCTTCGCCGCGGTGGAGGAAATCGCCGAACGGCAGGGCGGTTTCCAGCCGTCGACGATCGACACCGGTGCACTGGCGTTCCTGCAATACACCTCCGGTTCGACCAGCGCCCCGAAAGGCGTGATGGTCTCCCACGAAAACCTGATGGCCAACGAAATCGCCATGGCGCGGCACTTCGTCTCCGATCCCGCCTCGGAAAGCTGGGTCAGTTGGCTGCCGCTTTACCACGACATGGGTTTGATGTGCGGCCTGCTGTTGCCGCTGTACTACGGCGGTACGCTGACGCTGATGTCGCCCAACTATTTCCTGGGCCGGCCTGCGCGCTGGCTTGAAGCTATGAGCGAGTACGGCGGGACGTTTTCCGGCGGCCCGGATTTCGCCTACCGCCTGTGCGTCGAGCGGATCAAGCCCAGCGCCGTGAAGGGCCTTGCGCTGGACAACTGGAGCCTGGCGTTTTCCGGCTCCGAGCCGATTCGCATCGCCACGCTGGATGCCTTCAGCGAGCATTTCGCGGCAGCCGGCTTCAACCGCCGTGCCCTGACGCCCAGCTACGGCCTGGCCGAGGCGACGCTTTACGTCAGCGCTGCCGAGCGCGAAAAGCCATTCGGCATCAAGCGTTTCGACGGCAACCAACTCGCTGCCGGGGACGCCACGCAAGCGCTGTTTGCCGACAACCAGGCTGTCAGCCGTCTGCCGGGGTGTGGCTGGTGCCAGCCTGATCACGATCTGCGCATCGTCGATCCGGCCACAGGCCAGGCGCTGACGTCGGGACAGGTAGGTGAGGTGTGGATTGCGGGGCCGAGTGTTGCCCAGGGTTATTGGCAAAACGCCGACGCTACCGCGCAGACGTTCGTCATCGAAGACGGCAAGCGCTGGCTGCGCAGCGGCGACCTGGGCATCGCCAGGGACAACGAGCTGTTCATCACCGGGCGCCTGAAGGATCTGATCATCCTCAACGGCCAGAACCTGTACCCCCAGGACATAGAACAGGCGCTGGAGAAAAGCGTCGAGCTGCTGCGACGCGGGCGTATTGCAGCGTTCCCCGTGAGCGATGAGCAGGGCGTCGAAGGCGTGGGCCTGGCGCTGGAAATCAGCCGCAACGTGCGCCGCCTGATGAAACCGCAGATGATTTGCGAAGCAGTGCGCGATGCGCTGGCCGAGCTGTTTCTGGTGGCGCCAAAAGTGATTGTGCTGCTGGAGCCAGGCGCGCTGCCGCGTACCACCAGTGGCAAGCTGCAACGCGCCGCGTGTCGCAGCGGCTGGCAGAACCGCAGCCTGGACAGCTTTGCGCTTTGGCAGGATGGACGCTTGCTGGACGCCGACTCCACGGACGTGGCCGCAACGCCTTCGACTGACGCTCAAACGCTGCTGCCTGAGGTGGTCGCGGCCTGGCGCGAAGTCTTGGGCAGGCAAGACCTGAGCGCTGCGGATCACTTTTTCGCCTGCGGCGGCGATTCGGTCGGCGTGGTGCAAGTGCTCTCCAGGTTGAACAGCGAACTGGGCCTGAAGCTGGAGCCCGCCCACCTGTTCGAGCACCCGACCCTTGGCGCCTTCAACGCCCACGTCGCTGCGCACGTCCGCGCCCATGGCCGCGGTACCGACCGGCCGGCAGGTGTGGCTCGCATTTCCCGCGACAACGATCCCGAGCAGTCTTTCGCCCAGCAGCGCCTGTGGTTCCTCGCACAACTGGCGCCGGACAGCAGCGCCTATCACCTGTGCGGCCAGCTGAGCCTCAACGGCGCGCTGGATAGCGTCGCCCTGCAACGCAGTCTGGACGATCTGGCCGCCCGCCATGAAAGCCTGCGCACCACCTTCGCCATCGACGCCAACGAGCAACTGGTGCAGCGCATTCACGCGCCGGGTCCTGTGCTCATTGAACGCCACTACCTGAGTGAGGACACCGATCCGCAGCAGGCGCTGAGCGAGTTGGCCAAAGCCGTCGTCGAGCAGCCGATGGATTTGCAGCAAGGCCCGCTGTGGCGGGTGATCAACGTGCGCCTGGCGCCGAACCACCATCAACTGCTGCTGGTGTTGCATCACATCATTGCCGACGGCTGGTCGGTGCAGGTGATGCTCAAGGAATTCGCCGCGCTTTACCGCGCCCACGCCCACGCCCAAAGCCAGGCGCCGGTACTGGCGCCGCTGCCGATCCAATACGCCGACTTTGCCGCCTGGCAACGGGCGCGGTTGGCCGGTGGGGAAGGGCAACGCCAACTGGCGTACTGGCGAGAGCAATTGGGTGATGCCCAGACCGTGTTGAACCTGCCCGCCGACCGTCCGCGCCCGGCGCAGCAAAGTCATCGCGGCGCGCGCTATGGTTTTGCTCTGGACGCCACGTTGAGCCAGGGCTTGCGCGAGCTTGCGGGTACTCACAGTGCGACCTTGTTCATGGTCATGCTGGCCGCTTACAAAACGTTGTTGCTGCGCTACAGCAGTCAGACCGACCTGCGCGTCGGCGTGCCGGTCGCCGGGCGTACCTGCACCGAATCGGAAGGGCTGATCGGCCTGTTCGTCAACACGCTGGTGCTGCGCAGCGAGGTCTCGCCACAGCAATCCTTCGCCAGCCTGATCGACGCCGTACGTCAAACCGCGCTGGGGGCCCAGCACCATCAGGACCTGCCGTTCGAGCAACTGGTCGAAGCCTTGGGCGTGGCACGCAACCTCAGCCACAACCCGTTGTGCCAGGTGAAATTCACCCAGCAGTTCCCGCTGCCGCACGACGTTGAAATGGCCGGCGTGCGCATGGACGTGACCCAGCTGGATGACTACTCGGCGCATTTCGATCTGGGCCTGGACATCACCGACCACGCTGACGGCATTCAGGCGGTGTTCACCTACGCCTGCGACCTGTTCGATGAGCCGCGAATGGCTGCGCTGGCCGCTGACCTGCAGCGCATCTGCGCGCAAGTCGTGGCACAGCCTGAAGTGCGTTTGCTGGATGTACAAACCAACGCCGTGGTGTCGTGTGTCGCGGCGCAGCAGACAGCGTTCCCGGCCAGCGACGTGTTGAGCCTGTGGCAGGCCAGCGTTGAGGCCCAGCCGCAGCATATTGCGCTGCAATGCGAGCAGCGCAGCGCGCGGTTTGCCGAGGTCGAAGCCCAGGCCAATCAACTGGCGCGGCATCTGCGCCAGGTCGGTGTGGGTGTGGAAAGCCGCGTGGGCATTCTGCTGGAGCGCTCCCTGGCGTTCGTCGTCAGCCTGTTGGGCGTGCTCAAGAGCGGCGCCGCTTACGTGCCGCTGGACCCGAAATGGCCCGCCGCGCGTCAGGCTTTTGTGCTGGCTGACAGCGGCGCGGGCTGGCTCATTACCGATCAGGGCGCACCGGGTGACTTCAAAGGCGAGGTGATCGGCGTCGATGATGAGGCCCAATGGCGAGCCCAACCCTGCGACGGTCTCGAGCAGCGTATTCATGCCGATCAGGCCGCCTATCTGATCTACACCTCCGGCACCAGCGGGACACCGAAAGGCGTGGTTATCAGCCATGGCGCGCTTGCCGATTACGTGCAAGGCCTGTTGCTGCGGCTGGACCTCGCACCCGGGGCAAGCATGGCCATGGTCTCCACAGTGGGCGCTGATCTGGGCCATACCGTGCTGTTTGGCGCGCTGTGCTCGGCGCGCACCCTTCACCTGATCAGCCCCGACCGCACCAACGACGCCGACCGCTTTGCCGCGTACATGGCCGAGCACAAGGTGGGCGTGCTGAAAATCGTCCCGACCCACTTGAACGGTCTGTTGCAGGCCGCGAACGCCGCCGATGTGCTGCCCGAGCATGCGCTGATCCTGGGCGGCGATGCGCTGCCGTGGGCGCTGGCGGCGCAGATCAATCGTCTGAAACCCGGCTGTCGGGTCATCAACCACTACGGCCCCACCGAAACCACGGTGGGCGTGCTGAGCCACGAGCTGTTGCTGCCCGAGCCTGCCGACCGTGCGCTGATGGGGGAAAGCGTGCCCGTCGGCAGTCCGCTGCCGAACGTGACAGCGCTGATCCTCAATGACCATCTGCAGCCGGTGGTGCAAGGCGATGTCGGTGAGCTGTACATCGGCGGGCCGGGACTGGCACGGGGTTATCACGGACGTCCGGCGATGGCCGCTGCGGCATTCGTCCCGGACCCCAGCGGCAATGGCGGGCGGCTTTACCGCAGCGGCGACCGCGCCCGATTGATGGCTGACGGGCAAATTCAATTCCTCGGCCGCGCCGACGATCAGGTCAAAGTACGCGGGCATCGCGTGGCGCTCGGCGAAATCGCCCAACGGCTGCGCCAGCTGGACGGGATTCGCGATGCCCACGTTCGTCTGGATGAGCGCGGTCAGTTGATTGCTTACGGCCTGCTGGCCAACGGCGCATCGGTGGCCGGCGAGACCCTGCGCGAGCAACTGGCGCAGAGCCTGCCTGACTACATGGTGCCCGGCCACGTGCTGACCCTTGAGGCCTTCCCGCTCACGGCCAACGGCAAGCTTGACGTTGCCGCGCTGCCCACGCCGAGTGTGAAATCCGACGCCTTCGAAGCGCCCCATGAAGGCGTCGAAGCTGCATTGGCTGCGCTCTGGCAGGCGGCCTTGAAGGTCGACGCGGTGGGTCGCCACGACAACTTCTTCACCCTCGGTGGCGACTCGATCCTGAGCCTGCAGATCATTGCCCGGGCTCGCCGCCAGGGCATCCGTCTGACGCCCAAGCAGCTGTTTGAAAAACAGACCATCGCCGAGCTGGCGCAAGTCGCCACGCTAGCCGAGGTCAAACCCGTCCCCGCACCTGCACTGGCGCCCGTCGCACCGCGCGAATTTGCCCTGACGCCCATTCAGGCGCGGTTTTTCAGCCTGCCGGTCGCCCAGCGTCAGCACTGGAACCAGTCGCTGCTGCTCGACGTGCCGCAAGCGCTGGACGTCGCGCACCTGCAGCAGGCCCTCGCGGCTGTGCTGGCTCACCACGACAGCCTGCGCCTGAGCTTCCATCAGAACGACGAAGGCCAGTGGCAGCAGCGTTACCGCGACAGTGAAAGCGCCGAGCGCGTGTTGTGGACCTGCGAGTTAACCCGCGAAGAAGACCTCGATTCGCTGAACGACGAAGCCCAGCGCAGCCTGAACATCGACACCGGCCCGCTGCTGCGTGTGGTGCATGCGCGCCTGCGGTCCGGCGAAGCGCGCCTGTTGCTGGCGATCCACCACTTGGCCGTCGACGGCGTCTCGTGGCGGGTGTTGCTGGAAGACTTGCAACTCGCCTACCGCCAACTGACCCCGGGGCAGAATGTGACGCTGGCGGATAAAACCGCCAGCTTCCAGGCCTGGTCGCAGTCGTTGAGCACCTTGGCGCAGAGCGCTGAATTGGCTACGCAGCTGCCGTATTGGCAAGCGTTGGACGCCGCCGATGCCACGTTGCCTGGGGATGTTTCGGTGCAGAGCCGGGTCGGCGACAGCGAAACCGTGCAATTGACGTTCGCCGCGAATGACACCCGGCGCCTGCTCAGCGAAGCCCCGGCCGCTTACCGCACGCGCATCGACGAGCTGTTGCTCGCGGCGCTGGCCCAGTCGTTGTGGCAGTGGAGCGGTCGTCGGCGCCACGTGATCAGCCTGGAAGGTCACGGTCGTGAGGACGCCACGGGTGCCCTCGACCTGAGCCGCAGCGTGGGCTGGTTCACCAGCCTGTACCCGCTGGCGCTGGACGCCGCGGATGACCCGGTCGCGACCCTCAAGATGGTCAAGGAGACGGTGCGCGGCGTACCGGACAAGGGCCTGGGTTACGGGGTACTGAAGTACTTGGCTGACGCAGATTTGCCGGAGTTGACCGGGCAGGGCGTGACCTTCAACTACCTCGGTCGTTTCGACGATAACGAAGGCGCGCTGTTCTCCCTGTCGAGTCGCACGCCCGGCAATCTGCGCGATCCCCAGGGTCCGCTGGCCAATGCCCTGGCGGTGGACGGTCAGGTGCGCGACGGCCGGTTGCAGCTTGAGTGGACCTTCAGCCGCAAACGCTTCAGCCGCGAGAGCATTCAGCAACTGGTCGGGCTGTATGAAGCGCAGTTGCTGCAGTTGATCGCCCATTGCAGCGACGAATCCCACGCCGGCCTGACGCCTTCGGACTTCCCGCTGGCGGCGTTGAATCAAACGCAACTCGATGCGCTGGGTATCCCTGCGCGGGAGATCGAAGACATCCTGCCGCTGGCGCCGATGCAGCAAGGGATTTTGCTGCACAGCCTGCTGGAGCAGGGCCACGGCATCTACTTGATGCAGGACCAGTACGACGTGGGCAGCCACGTGGATTTCGACGCGTTCAAGTTCGCCTGGCAGCAAGTCGTGCAGCGCCACCCGGCGTTGCGCACAGCGTTCCACGGCCTGGAAAGCGGCGTGCAGCGTCAGGTTGTGATGCGTCGCGTGCCATCGCCGGTGCAGCTGATCGACCTCAGCCATCTGTCCCGGGACGCTGCCGAAGCCGAGCTTGATGCGTTGCTCAAAAGCGAGCGCGAACAGGGCTTCGATTTCGCTCGTGCGCCGTTGCTGCGCCTGCGCCTGATCAAGTTCGGCGACGCGGATTTCCGTATCGTCCAGAGCCACCACCACGCGTTGATCGACGCCTGGTGCCGGGGCCTGATGCTCACCGAGTTTTTCGCCCATTACCGCGCGTTCCTGGAAGGCCGTCAGGTCAGCCTGCCGCCCGCGCGAGCCTATCGTGATTTCCTCGCCTGGCTGGCCGCGCAGGATGAAGGGCTCAGTCGCGACTACTGGCGCAACGCGCTGGCGGGCTTCACCGACGTCACGCCACTGCCGTACCGCCACAGCCCGCAGGGTGACGCGCAGATGCGCGACGTCACGCTGGCGCTGGGTGCCGCGAAGACCGCGAAACTCGCCGAACAGGCGCGGCACTATCGCCTGACCGCCAACACCTTTGTGCAGGCAGCGTGGGCGTTGTTGCTGATGCGTCATGCCGACCGCGACGAAGTGCTGTTCGGCGTCACGGTTGCCGGTCGCCCGACGGAACTTGAGGGTATCGAAGGCGCGCTGGGGCTGTTCATCAACACCTTGCCGCTGCGCATCCGTCGTCCGGACATGGGCGCGTCGGCGCTGGAGCTGCTCAATGCCTTGCAGGGACAGAACGCCGACATGCGCCAGCACGAGCACCTCTCGCTGGCCGACATTCAGCTGCTGGCCGACACCCCGCGTGGCCAGCCGCTGTTCGACAGCCTGTTTGTCTTTGAAAACGTTCCGTTGGGCGCCGAGGTGCAGCAGGCCGTGAACGACTACCGCATCACGCCGCTGGCCAACCGCACCCACACCAACTACCCGCTGACGGTGGTGCTGCTGCCGGGTGAGTCCCTGCAGTTGCAGCTGACCTACGACACGCGGCACTTCAACGACGCCGACATGAACGCGCTGGTCAGCCACTTCCGTCGCCTGCTCACACAGTTGATCGACAACCCGCAACAGGCGCTGAGTCAGTTGCAGATGCTTGAGCAGACGGATCGCGAGCAGTTGCTGGCCCAAGGGCTTGGCCCGGTGCAGAAGCACTGGTACGACATCAGCTACCTGGAGCGCTTCGAGGCCAGGGTATTGGCCCATCCGCTGCAGGAGGTGGCGCGCTGTGAGGGCCAGAGCCTGAGCTACGGCGGACTCAATCGGCAGGCCAACCGCATCGGCCACGGCCTGATTGAGGCGGGCGTACAGGAGGATGACGTGGTGGCGCTGTTTGCACCGCGCGGGCTGGCGCTGTTGAGTATGATCCTCGGCGCGTTCAAGGCCGGCGCTGCCTACCTGGCGCTGGACGACCGTCATCCGGCCGGACGCAGCGCACGCATGCTGGTCAGCAGCGCCGCGCCGGTGTTGCTGACGCCACGGGAGTGTCTGCCCCAGGCCGAAGCGATGGTTGCGCTGGCCGAGGACAAACCTCGGTTGCTGGTGTTCGAGGATGTGCTGTCGGCTGGCGATCAATTGGCCGATCGTAACCCCGGTCGCTACGCGTCGGCCGAGCAACTGGCCTACGTCATCTACACCTCCGGCTCCACAGGCGAGCCTAAAGGCGTGATGGTCAACCAGCGCGGCATGCTCAATAACCAGATGTCCAAGCTGCCGTACCTGCGTTTGGGCGAGGGCGATGTGATCGCCCAGACCGCCGCCACCGGCTTCGATATTTCGGTCTGGCAATTCCTCACGGCGCCGTTGTTCGGCGGGCGTGTGGAAATCTTGTCTGACGCCGTGGTACAGGACCCGCAGCGCCTGCTGGAGGCAGTCGCGGCCAATCAGGTCAGCGTGCTGGAGTGCGTGCCGGCGGTGATCGACGCCATGCTTGCGGTCGCGCCACAACGCCTCGGTGCCCTGCGCTGGCTGCTGCCGACCGGTGAAGCGCTGACCGCGGGTCTGGCCGCGCGCTGGTTTGCCCGCTACCCCGACATCCCGCTGGTGAATGCCTACGGGCCCGCCGAGTGCGCCGACGACGTTGCGCTGCACACCCTGACCGCAGCGCCGGCGCTCAACGCCAACATGCCTATCGGCCGGCCCACCGACAACAACGCCCTGTACGTGCTGGATTCAAGCCTGCAACTGGCTGCACCCGGCGTGGTCGGCGAGTTGTACATCGGCGGCGTGGGTGTGGGCCGTGGCTATGCCGCGCGGCCTGGCTTGACCGCCGAGCGCTTCCTGCCCGATCCGTTCGGTGAGACCGGTGCGCGGCTGTATCGCAGCGGCGACCTGGCGCGCTGGAACGCCGATGGCGCGCTGGAATACGTCGGCCGTGCGGACTTCCAGGTGAAGATTCGCGGCCAGCGTATCGAGCTGGGAGAAATTGAAAACCTGCTGCTCGCCCACGCCTCGGTACACGACGCCGTTGTCAGCGCACAGCCGACGCCGCACGGCCCGCAACTGGTGGCCTACGTCGTGGCCACGGCGGGGCAGGCGCTGTCCAGCGACGTGCTGAAGACCGCGCTGGCGCAAACCCTGCCGGCGTTCATGGTCCCGGCTCACATCGTCGTGCTGGCACAGATGCCGCGCAACGCCAACGGCAAGCTGGATCGCAAGGCGTTGCCGGCGCCGAGCCTGGAAGCGCGCACCTTCGAAGCGCCACAGGGCGAACGCGAATCCGTCCTAGCCGAGCTCTGGCAAGACCTGCTCAAGGTCACGTCGGTGGGTCGTCACGACAACTTCTTTGAACTGGGTGGCCATTCATTGCTGGCGACGCGGCTGCTGTCGCGCATCCGCGAGCGGTTGGGCGTGAGCATCCCGTTGGCCCAGGCGTTTGAGGCCACCACCGTCGCCGCCCAGGCGGCGCTGATCGACACCTTGCAGGGGCAGACCCTGACACTCGACCGGCTCGATGCCCTGGACGAGTTAATGAATGAGCTGGAGGAAAGCAACTGA